Proteins encoded in a region of the Marinilabiliales bacterium genome:
- a CDS encoding YihA family ribosome biogenesis GTP-binding protein has protein sequence MVIKSAEFVKSSAAAGQFPPPDIPEYAFTGRSNVGKSSLINMLTGHKRLAKTSSTPGKTKLVNHFLINDQWYLADLPGYGYARTSRSERKGFGRLIESYIRVRENLVSLFVLVDSRHEPQVSDLNFINSLGYNGVPFAIVFTKSDKLSPALLQRNVDVYLKRLEQEWETPPPWFCASVNDYRGREEILGYIENGNYNYAAIGN, from the coding sequence ATGGTTATAAAAAGTGCAGAATTTGTCAAAAGCTCGGCCGCTGCCGGTCAGTTTCCTCCACCGGACATACCCGAATATGCTTTTACCGGCAGGTCAAATGTCGGTAAATCCTCGCTGATAAATATGCTCACAGGTCACAAAAGGCTGGCAAAGACCTCCTCAACTCCAGGAAAGACAAAGCTTGTGAATCATTTCCTGATCAATGACCAGTGGTACCTGGCCGACCTGCCGGGGTACGGTTATGCGCGGACTTCACGCAGTGAAAGAAAGGGTTTCGGCAGGCTGATAGAGAGTTATATAAGAGTGCGTGAAAACCTTGTGTCGCTGTTTGTCCTTGTTGATTCCAGGCATGAGCCGCAGGTATCAGATTTGAATTTCATTAATTCACTCGGTTATAACGGGGTCCCCTTTGCTATTGTATTCACGAAAAGCGACAAATTGTCGCCCGCGCTCCTGCAGAGAAATGTAGATGTTTATCTGAAACGCCTGGAACAGGAGTGGGAAACACCTCCGCCCTGGTTTTGTGCGTCTGTGAACGACTACAGGGGGCGGGAGGAGATCCTTGGATATATTGAAAATGGGAACTATAATTATGCTGCCATCGGAAATTAG
- a CDS encoding ribose-phosphate pyrophosphokinase, which produces MTHKAPIKFFSGKSSMYLADKIAKSYGMELGKSSVIQFSDGEFQPCFDESVRGCVVFIVQSTFPPTENLFELLLMIDAAKRASAYKVVAVIPYLGFARQDRKDKPRVSIGAKLVADLLSKAGVSRIMTMDLHADQIQGFFDVPVDHLYASAIFVPYIKKMQLDNLAIAAPDMGGTKRANAYSRFLNSEMVICYKLRKKANFVDEITIIGDVEGKNVVIVDDMIDTAGTLLLAADLMMQKGASSVRAVSTHPVLSGQAIEKIEKSSLREVVVTDTIPLKQKSDKITVLTVADLFAEVIGKVYNYQSISSTFIV; this is translated from the coding sequence ATGACCCATAAAGCTCCGATCAAATTCTTTTCAGGCAAGTCTTCAATGTATCTTGCCGACAAAATTGCCAAGAGCTACGGCATGGAACTCGGTAAGTCTTCCGTGATCCAGTTCAGCGACGGTGAATTTCAGCCATGTTTTGATGAATCGGTAAGAGGTTGTGTGGTCTTCATCGTTCAATCCACTTTCCCGCCGACTGAAAATCTTTTTGAGCTGCTGCTCATGATAGATGCTGCGAAAAGGGCTTCTGCCTACAAGGTTGTTGCGGTAATTCCCTACCTCGGTTTTGCCCGGCAGGACAGGAAAGATAAGCCGAGAGTATCGATCGGGGCAAAACTGGTGGCCGACCTTCTCTCCAAGGCCGGAGTCTCAAGGATAATGACCATGGATCTGCATGCAGACCAGATACAGGGGTTCTTCGACGTGCCAGTCGACCACCTTTATGCTTCAGCCATATTTGTTCCCTACATTAAGAAAATGCAACTGGACAACCTGGCGATAGCGGCTCCCGATATGGGAGGAACCAAGCGGGCAAATGCCTATTCACGTTTTCTTAATTCAGAAATGGTCATCTGCTACAAGCTCAGGAAAAAGGCCAACTTCGTTGATGAGATTACCATAATAGGTGATGTGGAGGGGAAGAACGTGGTGATAGTTGATGACATGATCGATACGGCCGGCACATTGCTTCTGGCTGCCGACCTGATGATGCAGAAAGGAGCCAGTTCGGTGCGGGCAGTTTCAACACATCCGGTTCTGTCAGGGCAGGCGATTGAAAAAATTGAAAAGTCTTCTCTACGCGAGGTTGTTGTGACGGATACAATACCGTTGAAACAAAAATCTGACAAGATTACGGTCCTTACCGTGGCCGACCTGTTTGCCGAGGTTATTGGCAAAGTTTACAATTACCAGTCAATCAGTTCCACTTTTATTGTCTAA
- a CDS encoding 50S ribosomal protein L25/general stress protein Ctc has translation MKLLEIKCSLRESVGKKDSRKLRKQGGVPCVLYGGGENIHFTAPENDFRHLVYSPKVFLLKLDIEGKVYDAVLQDIQFHPVTDRILHMDFFQVFEDRPVSIDVPVQLHGVPEGVKHGGKLALEARRLRVRGLPKDMPDILNVDVTNIGLGKSVKVGELEFEGLELLDFPNLVIASVKLTRAARGLTDEEEEAEGEEAVEGEGEGEGDKPEGEKQEGSGAEGQVDS, from the coding sequence ATGAAGTTGTTAGAGATTAAGTGCAGCCTGCGCGAGTCGGTAGGCAAGAAGGATTCCAGAAAGCTCAGAAAACAGGGTGGTGTGCCCTGTGTGCTTTACGGGGGAGGTGAAAACATCCATTTTACCGCACCCGAGAATGATTTCAGGCACCTGGTTTACAGCCCCAAGGTTTTTCTGCTGAAGCTTGACATTGAGGGAAAGGTTTATGATGCGGTTCTTCAGGATATTCAGTTTCATCCGGTAACAGACCGGATTCTGCATATGGATTTTTTCCAGGTATTTGAAGACAGGCCCGTTTCAATAGATGTGCCTGTTCAGCTGCATGGAGTGCCTGAAGGTGTAAAGCATGGGGGGAAGCTTGCTCTTGAGGCCCGCAGGCTAAGGGTAAGGGGCCTTCCAAAAGACATGCCCGACATTCTGAATGTTGATGTTACCAACATAGGGCTGGGCAAGTCGGTTAAAGTGGGTGAACTTGAATTTGAAGGATTGGAATTGCTTGATTTTCCAAACCTTGTGATAGCATCAGTCAAGCTTACAAGAGCTGCACGTGGTTTGACGGATGAAGAAGAGGAGGCTGAAGGCGAAGAAGCTGTCGAAGGAGAGGGCGAAGGCGAAGGAGATAAGCCGGAAGGTGAAAAACAGGAAGGTTCTGGTGCAGAAGGCCAGGTTGATAGTTGA
- a CDS encoding aminoacyl-tRNA hydrolase has protein sequence MKYLIAGLGNFGEKYANTRHNIGFMVLDTLAGVSNISFEDRRYGFVAGYRYRARTCVLLKPTTYMNLSGRAVNYWLQKEKIPVENMFVIVDDLALPFGTIRIRAKGGDGGHNGLYNINQVLGRQDYPRLRFGIGGEYGRGSQVDYVLGEMDDQEQEILPARVEKVIDAVHSFVTAGIERTMNLYNNR, from the coding sequence ATGAAGTATCTCATTGCCGGACTAGGAAACTTTGGCGAAAAGTATGCCAATACAAGGCATAACATAGGGTTTATGGTATTGGACACTCTTGCAGGGGTGTCCAATATTTCTTTTGAGGACCGCCGTTATGGCTTTGTTGCCGGATACAGGTACAGGGCACGGACCTGCGTACTTCTTAAACCGACCACCTATATGAACCTCAGCGGCCGCGCAGTTAATTACTGGCTGCAGAAAGAGAAAATTCCCGTTGAGAACATGTTCGTTATTGTTGATGACCTTGCACTTCCTTTTGGAACTATAAGGATAAGGGCAAAAGGAGGTGACGGCGGCCATAACGGTCTTTACAACATAAACCAGGTTCTCGGCAGGCAGGATTATCCGAGGTTGAGATTCGGGATAGGCGGAGAGTACGGCAGAGGATCACAGGTGGACTATGTTCTTGGAGAAATGGATGATCAGGAGCAGGAAATACTCCCTGCAAGGGTTGAGAAGGTTATTGATGCGGTCCACAGCTTTGTAACAGCAGGCATTGAACGGACAATGAACCTGTACAATAACAGGTAG
- a CDS encoding RNA-binding S4 domain-containing protein, with translation MGKSEDENDEVRIDKWLWAVRLFKTRSLATEACRTGRVKIGDVPVKPSRSVKEGDKINLRRPPSVYTYRVLQTVGKRQPARLVANYLEDLTPEEEKEKAGHRNLVMFVRRDRGAGRPTKKERRILDRLSGND, from the coding sequence ATGGGAAAAAGTGAAGATGAGAACGACGAAGTAAGGATCGATAAGTGGCTCTGGGCGGTAAGGCTTTTCAAGACGCGGAGCCTTGCAACCGAGGCCTGCCGAACGGGACGTGTCAAAATAGGGGATGTTCCGGTTAAACCATCCCGTTCAGTAAAGGAGGGAGACAAAATTAACCTCAGGCGCCCGCCATCAGTGTATACCTACAGGGTGTTGCAGACGGTCGGGAAGAGGCAGCCGGCCAGGCTGGTCGCCAACTACCTGGAGGATCTGACTCCGGAGGAAGAAAAAGAGAAGGCCGGTCACCGCAATCTCGTGATGTTTGTGCGCCGCGACAGGGGCGCAGGCCGGCCCACCAAGAAGGAGAGGAGGATACTTGACAGGCTTTCCGGCAACGACTGA
- a CDS encoding DUF2279 domain-containing protein, with amino-acid sequence MCLFLSPKGGKFLISAGLAIIVVARAFASADTIPANTTDRKRLCITLSATAVAWGGGMLLLNEAWYKNYPRSSFHFYNDMGQWYDMDKTGHLFSSYTLSLAGMHLMKQTGMESRKAAWIGGLYGPVFLSTIEILDGFSEEWGFSVPDMAFNIAGSAIAVSQELLFGRQVARIKYSYRDSGLAHYRPDALGSNLPERMLKDYNGQTHWLSVSPGRFPGEGAPIPPWLAISIGYGAHGLLGGSSNPPEHDGRELPHYERYRRFFISPDLDLSEIETGSEIINRVLRLLNFLKVPAPAVEFNRVDGIRFHILFF; translated from the coding sequence ATGTGCCTGTTCTTATCCCCGAAAGGGGGGAAATTCTTAATTTCTGCCGGACTTGCAATCATTGTTGTTGCAAGAGCCTTTGCTTCGGCCGACACCATTCCTGCCAATACCACAGACCGGAAAAGGTTATGCATTACTCTTTCAGCCACTGCCGTCGCATGGGGAGGCGGGATGTTACTGCTGAACGAAGCATGGTACAAAAACTACCCCAGATCATCGTTCCACTTCTATAATGATATGGGACAGTGGTACGACATGGATAAGACCGGCCACCTTTTCTCTTCCTATACCTTAAGCCTTGCAGGTATGCACCTGATGAAACAGACCGGCATGGAAAGCCGGAAGGCGGCATGGATCGGGGGGCTATACGGGCCTGTTTTTCTTTCAACAATTGAGATACTTGACGGATTCTCAGAGGAGTGGGGATTTTCGGTGCCCGACATGGCCTTCAACATTGCGGGCTCGGCCATAGCGGTATCACAGGAGCTTTTGTTTGGCCGCCAGGTTGCAAGAATAAAGTATTCCTACCGTGATAGCGGACTGGCTCACTACCGTCCCGATGCACTCGGCAGCAATCTACCCGAAAGGATGCTTAAAGATTATAACGGGCAAACACACTGGCTTTCGGTCAGTCCCGGCCGGTTTCCGGGAGAGGGTGCACCTATACCCCCGTGGCTGGCTATATCAATTGGATACGGTGCACACGGATTGCTCGGAGGCAGTTCAAACCCGCCAGAACATGACGGCCGCGAACTGCCGCATTATGAACGTTACAGGAGGTTTTTCATCTCTCCTGACCTGGATCTTTCTGAGATTGAAACCGGATCGGAGATCATTAACAGGGTGCTGCGGCTGCTTAATTTCCTGAAGGTGCCTGCCCCGGCTGTTGAGTTCAACAGGGTTGACGGGATAAGGTTTCATATCCTGTTTTTTTGA
- a CDS encoding DUF3078 domain-containing protein, which produces MRLIRNIIILALLLVFPAAGFPGTDNARQKNDTKHTSHIEHYAGLSKLTGILNPVDTLQTNDTVQLNGTVQPGDTLQVNDTLQVNDTLQINDTLQINDKIPAEEIAPDEEVAEEPKPSYWSKGLHTAANFSQISLSNWTAGGQNSVSLTSFFNAFINYEAPDERFTWENSLDLGYGLINQEHRRTVKSDDKIDFSTKFGRRASETWSYSTLLNFRTQFAPGFKSPGDTLKISNFMAPGYLNLSVGMNHRLDQYITLYMSPLAGRIVYLWDEELDGSFGVEAGENKRYELGGFIRIQFRASLMDNINVNSRLELFSNYLDKPKNFDVNAEARITMQITRFIAANILLQAVYNENARVRLADGTELGPRLQLKQVFGLGLSYRL; this is translated from the coding sequence ATGCGCCTGATAAGAAATATTATAATATTAGCCCTGCTGCTAGTTTTTCCGGCAGCAGGTTTTCCCGGCACGGATAATGCCAGGCAAAAGAATGATACGAAACACACGAGCCATATTGAACACTATGCGGGCCTGAGCAAACTGACTGGTATACTGAACCCTGTCGACACCCTGCAGACCAATGACACAGTTCAGCTCAACGGCACTGTGCAACCTGGCGACACCCTGCAGGTCAATGACACCCTGCAGGTCAATGACACCTTGCAGATCAATGACACCTTGCAGATCAACGATAAGATCCCTGCAGAAGAGATTGCTCCTGATGAAGAGGTTGCTGAAGAGCCCAAACCTTCATACTGGTCCAAAGGGCTCCACACGGCTGCCAATTTTTCGCAGATATCGCTTTCAAACTGGACTGCCGGGGGGCAAAATTCGGTTTCGCTAACATCCTTCTTCAATGCCTTTATAAACTACGAAGCCCCCGATGAACGGTTTACCTGGGAAAACAGCCTGGACCTTGGATACGGTCTTATCAACCAGGAACACAGGCGAACAGTCAAAAGTGACGACAAGATCGACTTTTCCACCAAATTCGGCCGGAGAGCTTCAGAAACATGGTCATACAGCACATTGCTTAATTTCCGCACGCAGTTTGCTCCCGGGTTTAAGTCACCCGGCGACACCCTTAAAATATCAAATTTCATGGCTCCGGGATATCTCAACCTCTCTGTTGGCATGAACCACCGGCTCGATCAGTATATTACCCTGTACATGTCGCCGCTGGCCGGCAGGATAGTTTACCTCTGGGACGAGGAGCTTGACGGCTCTTTCGGCGTTGAAGCCGGAGAGAATAAAAGGTATGAGCTTGGAGGCTTTATAAGGATTCAGTTCAGGGCCAGCCTGATGGACAATATAAATGTTAACTCAAGGCTTGAGCTGTTTTCCAATTACCTTGACAAGCCAAAAAATTTTGATGTCAACGCCGAAGCCAGGATAACCATGCAGATCACCCGCTTTATTGCTGCAAATATTTTGTTGCAGGCTGTTTACAATGAAAATGCCAGGGTAAGGCTGGCAGACGGCACCGAACTGGGACCGAGACTGCAGCTCAAACAGGTATTCGGGCTGGGCTTGTCATACAGACTCTGA
- a CDS encoding DUF393 domain-containing protein: MSGKTFREKENNKLFVLFDGHCVLCSRTVNFIIRRDKKDLFRFAPLQGPGISGKIPGSWIPENNDSVILIEKGRVWHRSSAVLRIMRRLPYGWPLLYLLIIIPAPVRDFFYKFVAKSRYRWFGRYDNCLVPDKRIRNKFTEDIPIQID; this comes from the coding sequence ATGAGCGGTAAAACTTTCAGAGAAAAAGAAAACAACAAACTATTTGTGCTCTTTGACGGGCATTGTGTGCTGTGTTCCAGGACGGTGAATTTTATCATTCGCAGGGACAAAAAGGACCTGTTCAGATTTGCACCTTTACAGGGACCGGGAATATCGGGGAAAATACCCGGATCATGGATACCGGAAAACAATGACAGTGTAATACTGATTGAGAAAGGCAGGGTCTGGCACAGGTCTTCTGCAGTATTAAGGATAATGCGCCGGCTTCCTTACGGCTGGCCTCTTCTTTACCTGCTTATCATCATCCCGGCGCCGGTTCGTGACTTTTTTTATAAATTTGTCGCCAAAAGCAGATACAGATGGTTCGGCAGGTATGACAACTGCCTGGTGCCTGACAAAAGAATAAGAAACAAGTTTACAGAAGATATCCCTATCCAAATTGATTAA